In Aeromicrobium sp. A1-2, the DNA window CGACGGCACCCGCAACCCCGACGCGGACACCGAGTCGAGTCTGTTCTGGATCGGCGATCGCTCACAGCAGTGGTTCGGACCCCAGCCGAGCTGGCTGACTGGCGGGACCTCGCTGGTCGTGCGTCGTATCGCGATGGAACTCGACACGTGGGACGAACTCGATCGCACGGGCCGTGAGCAGGCCGTCGGACGCCGCCTCGACAACGGTGCACCCCTGACCGGCATGCGGGAGAAGGACGAGCCGGACCTGGAGGCGCTCAACGACCTGGGGCTGGAAGTCATCGAGCCGTTCGCGCACATCCGGCGAGCGCGGTCCGACGATCCTCGCGAGCGTTTCCTGCGGCGTCCGTACAACTACGACGAGGCGCCGCCGAAGGGGCAGCTCAGCAGCTCAGGCCTGGTCTTCGCGACCTATCAGGCCGACGTGGACAAGCAGTACGTGCCCATCCAACGGCGGCTCGACGAGCTCGACCTGCTCAACAAGTGGACGACCCCGATCGGGTCCGCGGTGTTCGCCGTCCCACCGGGTTGTCAGCGGGGCGAGTTCCTTGCCCAGTCGCTGCTGGGTTGAGCGCAGGCCCCGCCGCCTCGCACGTCGTGCGCGCCCGGCAGGACTCCGTCGGGCGCTGGGCGCCCTCCTCCCCGAATCCTGAACGACGGGATTCGCGAGCGGACCTCACGTTTCGTTGGCGCGCCCGGCAGGACTCCGTCGGGCGCTGGGCGCCCTCCTCCCCGAATCCTGAACGACGGGATTCGCCAGCGGACCTCACGTTTCGTTGGCGCGCCCGGCAGGACTCCGTCGGGCGCTGGGCGCCCTCCTCCCCGAATCCTGAACGACGGGATTCGCCAGCGGACCTCACGTTTCGTTGGCGCGCCCGGCAGGATTCGAACCTGCGACCTAGAGATTAGAAGGCTCTTGCTCTATCCGTCTGAGCTACGGGCGCTCGGGCGTTGCCACCCGGGGTAAGCCTATCTGCGCCGGTCGCCGAGCATGCGGGCCCAAGCCCCGATCACCTGCATGCCCTACGATTTGCGGGTGACAGAAGCGACTGCCGCCGCCATCCCAGCCGCGCTGCCCAAGTATCGAGAGCCGTTCCGCCAGCGCGGACGTGTGGCCCTGATCGTCCTGTTCGTCCTGATCGCGATCGCAGGTATTGCCGGCGGAGCCGCGATCTCGTTCAGCGCAGGCGATCCCGAGGGTGCCGGCCTCTCGGTGATGTTCGCGATCGTGCCACTGCCGCTGCTACTGCTCGCCTACTGGTGGCTCGACCGCTATGAGCCGGAGCCGCGCCGCTACAAGTTCGCGGCGTTCGTGTGGGGTGGAGTGGTCGCCGTCGCGATCGCGCTTGCTCTGGAGGTCTGGATCCAGAACACGTGGGACCTGAGCGACGAGACCGCGGCCTCGGTCGTCGCACCCCTCGTGGAGGAGCCGGCCAAGTGCCTGTTCCTCCTGCTGACCTTCGTCCGCTCCCGCCGCGTGATCGACGGTTTCCTCGACGGCCTGGTGTACGCGGGCATCGTCGGCGTCGGCTTCGCCTTCGTGGAGAACATCGGCTACTACGCCGCGAGCTACCTCGGCTCGCCCGACATCCAGGTCGCCGGCGCCGAGGGCGTCACGACGACGTTCGTGGTCCGGGGGCTCTTCAGTCCGTTCGCCCACCCGCTGTTCACCTCGGCATTCGGGATCGCGGTCGGACTGGCCGTTGCGCGGCGCTCCAAGGTGCTCAAGGTCGTGATCCTCATGGTGGGCCTGGCAGCGAGTGTTGGGCTGCACGCGGTGTGGAACGGGTCACTGAGCTATGGCGGAGGCGCCGGCTTCGTGCTGGCCTATCTCGCTCTCGCGATCGTCCTGGCCGGCATCACGATCTTGGCGATCGTCGCGCGGGTCCGTCAGGTCAGGACTCTGGAGCGCTCGCTGTCCTACGTCGCGCAACGTGGGTGGATCCATCCGGCCGAGATCCCCTACCTTTCGCGCTTCGGCTACCGCAAGGCAGCCCGCCGTTTCGCGAAGGATCACGGGGGCAGGGTGACGGCCAAGGTCGTGAAGCGCTACCAGCGGCACGCGACCGAGATGGCGTTCCTGCACGATGCGATGATGACTGGTCGGTCGATCCCCCACGGGGTCGAGCGCACGTATGCACTGCTCGATGCGATGTACGCACTGCGTCCCGCTCTTCGATTCCCGCCCGCCCTCCAGAACACCGCACGTCACTTCTGACCCGCCCGCCGCACGGGACGTGGCGGCGAACTGTCCTCACGTCCACTAATCTGTGTGCCAGCCCCCCATCCGCACAGACCCGTCAACGAAAGGAGCCACCGTGGCCAGCGATCACGCTTCGGCCGAGCTCCTTGGTGCGATGAGCAAGCTCCTGATCGGCGTGCGCGACGTCGCCCTGCGCCTCGAGGTCGACGACGTCGACACTGCGCGGACCACTCAGGCCAAGCTCGTCGACCAACTGTCGGACTACGTCCTTCCGCGTCTCGTGCAGCTCGACGCGCCGCTGCTGACCGTCGTCGGTGGATCGACCGGCGCCGGCAAGTCCACATTGGTCAACTCGCTCGTGGGGGAGCGCGTCACCGAGTCGGGTGTCCTGCGACCGACGACGCGTTCGCCGGTTCTCGTCTACCACCCCGATGACGCCGAGTGGTTCCTGCCCGATCGGATCCTGCCCGATCTGCCGCGCACCGACGTGCCGACCAACGACACGTACGCCCTCCGTCTCGCCTCGTCCGACAAGGTCCCGCGCGGTCTGGCGATCCTGGATGCGCCCGATGTCGATTCGATCGACAAGGGCAACCGCGATCTGGCCGCTCAGCTCCTCGCCGCCGCCGACCTGTGGCTGTTCGTCACATCCGCTGCCCGCTACGCCGATCAGGTCCCGTGGGACTACCTGCGGCAGGCGTCCGAGCGCAGCACCTCGGTCGCGGTGGTCCTCGACCGAACGAGCGCCGAGGCCGTCGTCGAGGTGCGGGGTCACCTCGCTCGGATGATGACCTCACGTGGCCTTTCGGATTCCCCGCTGTTCACGGTCCCTGAGTCAGGCGTCGACGCCGACGGGTTGCTGCCGAGCGAGTCCGTCTCTCCGATTGTGGTGTGGCTGCACGAGCTCGCCGCCGACCCGGCGGCTCGACAGATGGTCGTCGGTCGCACGCTGGACGGGGCTGTCCGCCACGTCGTGCTGCGGGCCCACGACGTCGCCGATGCGATGGACACCCAGATCGCGGCGGCCGAGGTGCTCCACGGGGAGGTCGAAACGATCTTCCGCAAGGCGCTCGACACGTTTGCGACGCAGAGCGCCGACGGCACGATCCTGCGCGGTGAGGTGCTCGCCCGGTGGCAGGAATTCGTCGGCACCGGCGAGCTGTTGCGCTCGGTCGAGGAGAAGGTCAGCCGCATCCGCGACCGGTTCGTCGACGGCGTGACCGGCAAACGTACCCGTTCGACCGAGGTCGTCGAGGCGATCGAGTCCGGTCTCCAGATGCTGCTGGTCGAGCACGCCGAGGCAGCCGCCGAAGCGGGTTCGCGGGCCTGGGCGAGTGTTCCGGCCGGTCGCACGCTGCTG includes these proteins:
- a CDS encoding PrsW family intramembrane metalloprotease, which produces MTEATAAAIPAALPKYREPFRQRGRVALIVLFVLIAIAGIAGGAAISFSAGDPEGAGLSVMFAIVPLPLLLLAYWWLDRYEPEPRRYKFAAFVWGGVVAVAIALALEVWIQNTWDLSDETAASVVAPLVEEPAKCLFLLLTFVRSRRVIDGFLDGLVYAGIVGVGFAFVENIGYYAASYLGSPDIQVAGAEGVTTTFVVRGLFSPFAHPLFTSAFGIAVGLAVARRSKVLKVVILMVGLAASVGLHAVWNGSLSYGGGAGFVLAYLALAIVLAGITILAIVARVRQVRTLERSLSYVAQRGWIHPAEIPYLSRFGYRKAARRFAKDHGGRVTAKVVKRYQRHATEMAFLHDAMMTGRSIPHGVERTYALLDAMYALRPALRFPPALQNTARHF
- a CDS encoding ABC transporter; translation: MASDHASAELLGAMSKLLIGVRDVALRLEVDDVDTARTTQAKLVDQLSDYVLPRLVQLDAPLLTVVGGSTGAGKSTLVNSLVGERVTESGVLRPTTRSPVLVYHPDDAEWFLPDRILPDLPRTDVPTNDTYALRLASSDKVPRGLAILDAPDVDSIDKGNRDLAAQLLAAADLWLFVTSAARYADQVPWDYLRQASERSTSVAVVLDRTSAEAVVEVRGHLARMMTSRGLSDSPLFTVPESGVDADGLLPSESVSPIVVWLHELAADPAARQMVVGRTLDGAVRHVVLRAHDVADAMDTQIAAAEVLHGEVETIFRKALDTFATQSADGTILRGEVLARWQEFVGTGELLRSVEEKVSRIRDRFVDGVTGKRTRSTEVVEAIESGLQMLLVEHAEAAAEAGSRAWASVPAGRTLLAANRGIDRASRDFRVRAERMVHDWRQSVLELVRVEGADKRMTARFLAFGVNGIGVALMVVVFSRNGEGKEAGGTAALAHKLLDAIFGEEVVISLADRAQADLEARAAGLFQSEIQRFLDLVESPQTIKANQDVLRESARQAEYARHSDFLNGEPTP